Proteins encoded within one genomic window of Panicum virgatum strain AP13 chromosome 1N, P.virgatum_v5, whole genome shotgun sequence:
- the LOC120656292 gene encoding uncharacterized protein LOC120656292: MTAATANAVNTVTGYLKSIEPLNGTNYPSWYKDVQVAIAVCEYDLALRQDKPAEPADPNGDRTAIEKWERSDRMVNMIIKNTITPAICGAIPDKDKDGNDLSAKAYLAKVEENFKSSSKTYASTLIMKMLTSQYDGQSGIREHIMSMCDMANKLKTLDMAISDGFLVHFIMTSLPV; the protein is encoded by the exons ATGACTGCTGCAACTGCCAACGCTG tgaacacTGTGACGGGCTACCTGAAGTCCATTGAGCCCCTAAATGGCACCAACTACCCCAGCTGGTATAAAGATGTTCAGGTGGCGATTGCTGTGTGCGAGTATGATCTCGCCTTACGTCAAGACAAGCCAGCAGAGCCTGCTGATCCCAATGGTGATCGTACTGCCATTGAGAAGTGGGAGAGATCAGACAGGATGGTCAACATGATCATTAAGAACACGATCACTCCGGCCATCTGTGGTGCTATTCCTGATAAGGACAAGGATGGTAATGATCTGAGCGCCAAGGCATACCTTGCCAAGGTGGAGGAGAACTTTAAGAGTTCTTCCAAGACTTATGCTAGCACCCTGATCATGAAGATGCTGACTTCACAGTATGATGGGCAAAGTGGAATCAGGGAGCACATTATGagcatgtgtgacatggcaaatAAGCTGAAGACACTGGATATGGCTATCTCTGATGGTTTTCTGGTGCACTTCATCATGACTTCTCTGCCAGTATAG